One Streptomyces sp. SAI-135 DNA segment encodes these proteins:
- a CDS encoding GNAT family N-acetyltransferase: protein MGTDLRVLRQDDWDEWYDNLIRAFGGVPESAEERELFRRLTEHERSIGVWDGERCVGTAGAFSFRLTVPGGAGVPAAGVTMVSVAATHRRRGLLTSLMRRQLDDVRSWGEPLAVLTASEPVIYGRFGYGAGTYHVNADIDTTRVRLSVPPGTDGVHLRYTAPADVLEACEAVYAALVPRRPGMVARIPGWEQLGLLDPESDRGGASPLQCVVAERDGEVVGFVRYRVKADWEPAGPKGTVVVSDLEALDPAAHAALWRFLFDLDLTSRIEARRRPVDEAWQYLVSDVRRCSLLVRDSLHVRLVDVGAALEARTYQTPVDVVLEVEDAFCPWNSGRWRLSGDAKGASCDRTTDAADLALSVRELGAAYLGGVSLASLAGAGLVQELRQGALAEAAVGFGSAVAPWLPHGF, encoded by the coding sequence ATGGGGACTGACTTGCGGGTGCTTCGGCAGGACGACTGGGACGAGTGGTACGACAACCTGATCCGTGCCTTCGGCGGGGTTCCGGAGTCGGCCGAGGAACGGGAGCTGTTTCGCCGGCTCACCGAGCACGAGCGTTCCATCGGTGTGTGGGACGGCGAGCGGTGTGTGGGCACGGCGGGGGCCTTCAGCTTCCGGCTGACCGTGCCGGGCGGTGCCGGGGTGCCGGCCGCGGGCGTGACCATGGTGAGCGTGGCGGCCACGCACCGGCGGCGCGGGCTGCTGACCTCGCTGATGCGCCGCCAGCTGGACGACGTGCGCTCCTGGGGCGAGCCGCTGGCCGTGCTCACCGCCTCCGAGCCGGTGATCTACGGCCGGTTCGGGTACGGCGCCGGCACCTACCACGTCAACGCGGACATCGACACGACCCGGGTACGGCTGTCCGTGCCGCCCGGCACCGACGGCGTACACCTGCGGTACACGGCGCCCGCCGACGTGCTGGAGGCGTGCGAGGCGGTCTACGCAGCCCTGGTGCCCCGGCGTCCCGGGATGGTGGCCAGGATCCCCGGCTGGGAGCAGCTGGGGCTGCTCGACCCGGAGAGCGACCGGGGCGGGGCCTCCCCGCTGCAGTGCGTGGTCGCGGAGCGGGACGGGGAGGTCGTGGGGTTCGTGCGGTACCGGGTCAAGGCGGACTGGGAGCCGGCCGGGCCCAAGGGCACGGTGGTGGTCTCCGACCTGGAGGCGCTGGATCCGGCCGCGCACGCCGCGCTGTGGCGGTTCCTGTTCGACCTGGACCTCACCTCGCGGATCGAGGCACGGCGGCGGCCGGTCGACGAGGCCTGGCAGTACCTCGTCTCCGACGTCCGGCGCTGCTCGCTGCTGGTGCGGGACTCACTGCATGTGCGGCTGGTGGACGTGGGGGCCGCGCTGGAGGCCCGGACCTACCAGACGCCGGTGGACGTGGTGTTGGAGGTCGAGGACGCCTTCTGCCCCTGGAACAGCGGGCGTTGGCGGCTTAGCGGGGACGCGAAGGGCGCCTCCTGCGACCGTACGACGGACGCGGCCGATCTCGCCCTGTCGGTACGGGAGTTGGGCGCGGCCTATCTCGGCGGCGTGAGCCTCGCCTCCCTGGCGGGGGCCGGACTGGTGCAGGAACTGCGGCAGGGGGCGCTCGCCGAGGCGGCGGTGGGCTTCGGTTCGGCGGTGGCGCCCTGGCTGCCGCACGGTTTCTAG
- a CDS encoding DNA-formamidopyrimidine glycosylase family protein gives MPEGHTIHRLAQDYGAAFRGTKPRVTSPQGKFSDAAALLDRSELTRTEAHGKHLFLGFRDTDWVHIHLGLFGKVTFGPAPAPPPTDTVRLRLANTTACVDLRGPTTCALITPTEKQSIHDRLGPDPLREDADPHLAYRRISRSRTTIAALLMDQKVIAGVGNVYRAEVLFRHGVDPYRAGKDLTTAEWDAIWADLVELMREGVRNNRIDTVRPEHTPEAMGRPPRVDDHGGEVYVYRRAGLPCHICGGEIRTADLAARNLFWCPACQSR, from the coding sequence GTGCCTGAAGGGCACACGATCCACCGCCTGGCCCAGGACTACGGTGCGGCGTTCCGGGGGACGAAACCCCGTGTCACCAGCCCCCAGGGCAAGTTCTCCGACGCCGCCGCCCTTCTCGACCGCTCCGAACTCACCCGCACCGAGGCCCACGGCAAACACCTCTTCCTCGGCTTCCGCGACACCGACTGGGTCCACATCCACCTCGGCCTCTTCGGCAAGGTCACCTTCGGCCCGGCCCCCGCACCCCCGCCCACCGACACGGTCCGCCTCCGCCTCGCGAACACCACGGCCTGTGTCGACCTGCGCGGCCCGACGACCTGCGCCCTGATCACCCCCACCGAGAAGCAGTCGATACACGACCGCCTGGGCCCGGACCCGCTGCGCGAGGACGCCGACCCGCACCTCGCGTACCGGCGGATCTCCCGCAGCCGTACGACGATCGCCGCCCTGCTGATGGACCAGAAGGTCATCGCGGGCGTGGGCAACGTCTACCGGGCGGAGGTCCTCTTCCGGCACGGAGTCGACCCGTACCGCGCGGGCAAGGACCTCACCACCGCCGAGTGGGACGCGATCTGGGCCGACCTCGTCGAGCTCATGCGCGAAGGCGTGCGGAACAACCGCATCGACACCGTCCGCCCCGAGCACACCCCGGAGGCGATGGGCCGCCCGCCCCGCGTCGACGACCACGGCGGCGAGGTCTACGTGTACCGCAGGGCCGGCCTGCCCTGTCACATCTGTGGCGGCGAGATCCGCACCGCCGATCTCGCCGCCCGCAACCTCTTCTGGTGTCCGGCCTGCCAGAGCCGCTGA
- a CDS encoding ribose-5-phosphate isomerase: MRVYLGSDHAGFELKNHLVDWLKAAGHDPVDCGPHIYDAQDDYPPFCLRAAERTAADADSLGIVIGGSGNGEQIAANKVKGVRAALAWSEETASLGRQHNNANVVAVGARMHSTEEATKFVETFLATPFSGDERHQRRIDMLSAYETTGDLPAIPAHHPQQ; the protein is encoded by the coding sequence ATGCGCGTGTATCTCGGCTCCGACCATGCGGGCTTCGAACTCAAGAACCACCTCGTCGACTGGCTCAAGGCGGCCGGTCACGACCCGGTGGACTGCGGCCCCCACATCTACGACGCCCAGGACGACTACCCGCCCTTCTGCCTCCGCGCCGCCGAGCGCACCGCCGCCGACGCCGACTCCCTCGGCATCGTGATCGGCGGCTCCGGCAACGGCGAGCAGATCGCGGCGAACAAGGTCAAGGGCGTCCGGGCGGCTCTCGCCTGGAGCGAGGAGACCGCGTCGCTGGGCCGCCAGCACAACAACGCCAACGTCGTCGCGGTGGGCGCCCGCATGCACTCCACGGAGGAGGCGACGAAGTTCGTCGAGACCTTCCTCGCCACCCCCTTCTCCGGCGACGAGCGCCACCAGCGCCGCATCGACATGCTGTCGGCCTACGAGACCACGGGCGACCTGCCGGCCATCCCGGCTCACCACCCCCAGCAGTAG
- a CDS encoding amino acid permease, with amino-acid sequence MTGLQAGLKNRHLSMIAIGGVIGAGLFVGSSSGIATAGPGILLSYALVGTLVVLVMRMLGEMSAANPTSGSFSAHADRALGRWAGFSIGWLYWFFWVVVLAVEATAGAKILEGWIPAVPQWGWALIVMVVLTATNLVSVGSYGEFEFWFAGIKVVAIGAFIVIGLLAVFGVLPGVDADQAGLSNLTGHGGFLPNGPGAILTGVLLVVFSFMGSEIATLAAGESEDPQRAVTKSTNSIIWRIAVFYLGSIFVVVTLLPWDSKSIQDDGSYVAALDSLGIAHAGQIMNFIVLTSVLSCLNSGLYTASRMAFSLGERGDAPKAFARVNGRGVPMAAILASVVFGFVAVFFNYLSPDKIFLFLVNSSGAVALFVWLVICFSQLRMRKIIQAEAPEKLVVKMWLYPYLTWATAALIVFVLGYMLTDTEHDGRETVLLSLLVAAVVLVIAVVKEKAGRGRAGAPPADEVTDKVSVG; translated from the coding sequence ATGACTGGTCTCCAGGCCGGACTCAAGAACCGTCACCTCTCGATGATCGCCATCGGCGGTGTCATCGGAGCGGGCCTCTTCGTGGGCTCCAGCTCCGGTATCGCCACCGCCGGCCCCGGCATCCTGCTGTCGTACGCGCTCGTCGGCACGCTGGTCGTCCTCGTGATGCGAATGCTCGGTGAGATGTCCGCCGCGAACCCCACCTCCGGCTCCTTCTCGGCGCACGCCGACCGGGCCCTCGGGCGCTGGGCCGGTTTCTCCATCGGCTGGCTGTACTGGTTCTTCTGGGTCGTCGTGCTCGCCGTCGAGGCGACCGCCGGTGCCAAGATCCTCGAAGGCTGGATACCCGCCGTACCCCAGTGGGGGTGGGCGTTGATCGTGATGGTGGTGCTGACCGCCACCAACCTGGTCTCCGTGGGGTCCTACGGCGAGTTCGAGTTCTGGTTCGCCGGGATCAAGGTCGTCGCCATCGGTGCGTTCATCGTCATCGGCCTGCTCGCCGTGTTCGGCGTCCTGCCGGGCGTCGACGCCGACCAGGCGGGGCTGTCCAACCTCACCGGCCACGGCGGTTTCCTGCCGAACGGGCCCGGCGCCATCCTCACCGGTGTGCTGCTCGTCGTCTTCTCCTTCATGGGCAGCGAGATCGCCACGCTCGCGGCCGGTGAGTCGGAGGACCCGCAGCGGGCCGTGACCAAGTCGACCAACAGCATCATCTGGCGTATCGCGGTCTTCTACCTCGGCTCGATCTTCGTCGTGGTCACCCTGCTGCCCTGGGACTCCAAGTCCATCCAGGACGACGGCTCCTACGTCGCCGCGCTCGACTCCCTCGGGATCGCGCACGCCGGTCAGATCATGAACTTCATCGTGCTGACCTCGGTGCTGTCCTGTCTGAACTCCGGCCTCTACACGGCCTCCCGGATGGCCTTCTCGCTCGGCGAGCGCGGTGACGCGCCGAAGGCGTTCGCGCGGGTCAACGGCCGGGGCGTGCCGATGGCGGCGATCCTCGCGTCGGTGGTGTTCGGCTTCGTCGCCGTGTTCTTCAACTACCTCTCCCCCGACAAGATCTTCCTGTTCCTCGTCAACTCCTCCGGTGCGGTGGCCCTGTTCGTCTGGCTGGTCATCTGCTTCTCGCAGCTGCGGATGCGGAAGATCATCCAGGCCGAGGCGCCGGAGAAGCTGGTCGTGAAGATGTGGCTGTACCCGTATCTGACCTGGGCGACGGCCGCGTTGATCGTGTTCGTCCTCGGCTACATGCTGACCGACACCGAGCACGACGGGCGGGAGACCGTGCTGCTGTCGCTGCTCGTCGCGGCGGTGGTGCTGGTCATCGCCGTGGTGAAGGAGAAGGCCGGACGCGGCCGGGCGGGCGCGCCCCCGGCCGACGAGGTGACCGACAAGGTCTCCGTCGGCTGA
- a CDS encoding serine/threonine protein kinase yields MTGRYRLVESIGQGGMGRVWRAADEMLDRQVAVKEMRIDGLDAEDTRTRRERTLREARATARIDHPNVVRVYDVVDEGERLWIVMELVKGRSLERMTVEDGPLGPRETALLGLGLVRALRQVHARGVLHRDIKPGNVLVESGDRTGHRIVLTDFGIAAMQDAEALTMVGMLVGSPDYMAPERVSGRPQGPPSDIWSLGATLCAALGGRSPFSRDTTLATLHAVLYEEPELPATAGPLTDILTALLEKDPSIRPGLDEVESSLNAVALPAPTPTLRMEPGAETGTPERERPEASERDRDGGDGGSAAQEADLGRRDDPREPSGADGSGVTDGAGTAGGRGTGDSPDAVTPSEPSVPSVPSGAPAEPSGTPAGLPDGSADPPDAPSWTPRESPTPAYLGTRVVRAVRDPRVPTPEAVPEAAVDEPAVAEPSDAVPGRTGVAEGPVSEASAPEASAPEESASEESAPEVPRPAEPSDAVPSATPPEVAASSDAEGAEPVAVQPQATVGLRPSASTEAVSEERSEVRSEAPSGNSAGAALRAGATTTSTPLASAPTQDSLAAGAPTEHFPMPDAPTRDTPTRVASAPTRVGQAPTARRRSDQPGVSLVRGGQAVPGQHPGQVRDPAESGGTDPGPRPDPRTDPDPRPDPGQDPDPALVLGPHPHRVSPGELPGAAPHRGRRRAALVAAGSMVAASAVVVAIILATTSGSPGDDKAGGSPSASVSASEPGASTPGGTPSSTVEGTSRPRSLPPGAHEEAGGFAWATPTGWRRDVKTGAEVHYTSPDGKQELAAKSSLARGDLMETWRTSEQNAHQGQDYEKIRLEETTFRDHPAVVWEYTFTLGGVPWHARLLGFNVGDKSYQINTWYQPDVEKQALETYEEVKESFTVL; encoded by the coding sequence GTGACGGGGCGCTATCGCCTGGTCGAGAGTATCGGCCAGGGGGGAATGGGGCGGGTGTGGCGAGCCGCCGACGAAATGCTCGACCGGCAGGTCGCGGTCAAGGAGATGCGGATCGACGGCCTCGACGCGGAGGACACCCGCACCCGCCGTGAACGGACCCTGCGCGAGGCCAGGGCGACGGCCCGGATCGACCATCCGAACGTCGTGCGGGTCTACGACGTCGTCGACGAGGGTGAACGCCTGTGGATCGTCATGGAGTTGGTCAAGGGCCGCTCCCTGGAACGGATGACGGTGGAGGACGGCCCGCTCGGCCCGCGCGAGACGGCACTGCTCGGTCTGGGCCTCGTGCGGGCCCTGCGCCAGGTGCACGCGCGGGGCGTCCTGCACCGGGACATCAAACCCGGCAACGTCCTGGTGGAGTCCGGCGACCGCACCGGCCACAGGATCGTCCTGACGGACTTCGGCATCGCCGCGATGCAGGACGCCGAGGCGCTCACCATGGTCGGCATGCTCGTCGGCTCCCCCGACTACATGGCCCCCGAGCGGGTCTCGGGCCGGCCACAGGGGCCGCCGTCGGACATCTGGTCGTTGGGAGCGACCTTGTGCGCGGCTCTCGGCGGCCGCTCCCCCTTCTCCCGCGACACCACCCTCGCCACGCTGCACGCCGTCCTCTACGAGGAGCCCGAACTCCCCGCCACGGCCGGCCCGTTGACCGACATCCTCACGGCCCTGCTGGAGAAGGACCCCTCGATACGTCCGGGCCTGGACGAGGTCGAGTCGTCGCTGAACGCGGTCGCGCTCCCCGCCCCCACACCGACTCTGCGCATGGAGCCGGGGGCGGAGACGGGGACGCCGGAACGGGAACGTCCGGAGGCTTCCGAGCGGGACCGGGATGGAGGCGACGGGGGTTCGGCGGCGCAGGAGGCGGACCTGGGCCGGCGGGACGACCCCAGGGAGCCGAGTGGTGCGGACGGTTCGGGAGTTACGGATGGAGCGGGTACAGCGGGCGGCCGGGGGACAGGGGACTCGCCGGACGCCGTGACTCCGTCGGAGCCATCGGTACCGTCGGTGCCGTCGGGTGCTCCGGCGGAGCCCTCGGGTACTCCGGCGGGCCTGCCCGACGGTTCCGCGGACCCGCCCGACGCCCCGTCGTGGACACCGCGGGAGTCGCCCACGCCGGCCTATCTGGGGACCCGGGTCGTCAGGGCCGTACGGGATCCGAGGGTGCCGACGCCCGAGGCCGTGCCCGAGGCGGCCGTGGACGAGCCCGCCGTCGCGGAGCCGTCGGATGCGGTGCCGGGGCGTACGGGTGTCGCGGAGGGCCCAGTGTCGGAGGCGTCCGCGCCAGAGGCGTCCGCGCCTGAGGAGTCCGCGTCTGAGGAGTCCGCGCCGGAGGTGCCCCGGCCCGCAGAGCCCTCGGATGCCGTGCCGTCCGCCACCCCGCCGGAAGTGGCCGCCTCGTCCGACGCGGAGGGCGCCGAGCCCGTGGCCGTACAGCCGCAGGCCACCGTCGGCCTCCGCCCCAGCGCCTCCACCGAGGCCGTCTCCGAGGAGCGTTCGGAGGTCCGGTCGGAGGCGCCGTCCGGGAACTCGGCGGGGGCCGCGCTGCGCGCCGGGGCCACCACGACCAGCACTCCCCTCGCGAGCGCCCCCACCCAGGACTCCCTCGCGGCGGGCGCCCCCACGGAGCACTTCCCGATGCCGGACGCGCCGACCCGGGACACCCCCACCCGCGTGGCCTCCGCACCCACCCGGGTCGGCCAGGCGCCGACGGCCCGCCGTCGATCCGACCAGCCCGGTGTCTCGCTGGTCCGCGGCGGTCAGGCCGTACCCGGTCAGCACCCCGGCCAGGTCCGCGACCCGGCGGAGTCCGGCGGCACCGACCCCGGCCCCCGCCCTGACCCCCGCACCGACCCCGACCCCCGCCCCGATCCCGGCCAGGACCCCGACCCGGCCCTGGTCCTCGGCCCCCACCCGCACCGCGTCTCCCCGGGCGAACTCCCCGGCGCCGCCCCGCACCGCGGCCGGCGCCGGGCCGCCCTGGTCGCCGCGGGAAGCATGGTGGCCGCAAGTGCCGTCGTGGTCGCGATCATCCTCGCCACCACGTCGGGCTCGCCCGGCGACGACAAGGCGGGCGGCTCCCCGTCGGCCTCCGTCTCCGCCTCGGAACCCGGCGCCTCCACCCCGGGCGGCACCCCGTCCTCCACCGTCGAGGGCACCTCCCGCCCCCGTTCGCTCCCGCCGGGCGCCCACGAGGAGGCCGGCGGATTCGCGTGGGCCACTCCCACCGGCTGGCGGCGCGACGTGAAGACGGGAGCCGAGGTCCACTACACCTCGCCGGACGGGAAGCAGGAGCTCGCGGCCAAGTCCTCGCTCGCCCGGGGCGACTTGATGGAGACCTGGCGGACCTCCGAGCAGAACGCCCACCAGGGCCAGGACTACGAGAAGATCCGCCTGGAGGAGACGACGTTCCGCGATCACCCCGCGGTCGTCTGGGAGTACACCTTCACTCTCGGCGGCGTCCCCTGGCACGCCCGGCTCCTGGGCTTCAACGTGGGTGACAAGTCGTACCAGATCAACACCTGGTACCAGCCGGACGTAGAGAAGCAGGCCCTGGAGACGTACGAAGAGGTGAAGGAGAGCTTCACCGTCCTGTGA
- a CDS encoding LPXTG cell wall anchor domain-containing protein: MSSRRMTTIAGSLVAASFSTVMIFSFTASADEGPASSKGGKAVDEAPAGVELTTTLPEEISVDNSSQKTDLTATVKNDGSKDSGKIRLLVVGFDGMTVKNVQGCSPIEEKDLPEGSNSGFACPIDNLAAGKSKSYAVDATFDIKKTGKICLPVQTSDGKKTFWQQGPVPFGTTNPSPNAPATPLLLGTDNKPVAPGGDAPGELPKTGVGRDLLPLGAAGAALLTAGAAGLWWSQRRPQRTG; the protein is encoded by the coding sequence ATGAGTTCTCGTCGTATGACGACCATCGCCGGATCGCTGGTCGCGGCATCCTTCTCGACGGTGATGATCTTCTCCTTCACCGCGAGCGCGGACGAGGGACCGGCAAGCAGCAAGGGGGGAAAGGCCGTTGACGAGGCACCGGCCGGTGTGGAGCTGACGACGACACTGCCGGAGGAGATCTCCGTCGACAACAGCTCGCAGAAGACGGATCTCACGGCCACCGTGAAGAACGACGGGAGCAAGGACAGCGGAAAGATCAGGCTTTTGGTCGTCGGTTTCGACGGCATGACGGTCAAAAACGTTCAAGGCTGCTCTCCGATCGAAGAAAAGGATCTACCGGAGGGCTCGAACAGCGGTTTCGCCTGTCCCATCGACAATCTCGCCGCCGGTAAGTCGAAGTCGTACGCCGTCGATGCGACGTTCGATATCAAGAAGACCGGAAAGATCTGTCTGCCGGTGCAGACCAGTGACGGGAAGAAGACGTTCTGGCAGCAGGGCCCGGTTCCGTTCGGTACGACGAACCCGTCGCCGAACGCCCCGGCCACCCCGCTGCTGCTGGGCACCGACAACAAGCCGGTGGCACCGGGCGGGGACGCCCCGGGCGAGCTGCCGAAAACCGGTGTGGGACGTGACCTGCTGCCCCTCGGGGCCGCGGGCGCGGCTCTGCTGACGGCGGGTGCGGCCGGGCTGTGGTGGTCGCAACGGCGGCCACAGCGCACCGGTTGA
- a CDS encoding biotin transporter BioY — protein sequence MSTAVAPVRTGQVLADLIPASRVRDIALVVGGAALTGLAAQLSVPVPGSPVPVTGQTFAALLVGTTLGARRGVASLALYALAGLAGLPWFAQGTSGFSVSFGYILGMILASAAVGTLARRGADRNVWRTAGAMLVGEAIIYAIGVPYLAYAADMSLSAAVAAGLTPFLLGDALKAALAMGLLPTTWKLVKR from the coding sequence ATGAGCACCGCCGTCGCCCCCGTCCGCACCGGCCAGGTCCTCGCCGACCTGATCCCCGCCTCCCGCGTCCGGGACATCGCGCTCGTGGTCGGCGGCGCCGCCCTCACCGGACTCGCCGCGCAGCTCTCCGTGCCCGTGCCGGGCTCCCCGGTGCCGGTGACCGGCCAGACCTTCGCCGCGCTGCTCGTCGGCACCACCCTCGGCGCCCGCCGCGGGGTCGCCTCGCTCGCCCTGTACGCGCTGGCGGGCCTCGCCGGACTCCCGTGGTTCGCCCAGGGCACCTCCGGGTTCTCCGTCTCCTTCGGCTACATCCTCGGCATGATCCTGGCCTCGGCCGCCGTCGGTACCCTGGCCCGTCGCGGAGCCGACCGCAACGTGTGGCGGACGGCCGGCGCCATGCTCGTCGGCGAGGCGATCATCTACGCGATCGGCGTCCCGTACCTCGCCTACGCCGCCGACATGTCGCTGTCCGCCGCCGTCGCGGCCGGCCTCACCCCCTTCCTGCTCGGCGACGCCCTCAAGGCGGCCCTCGCGATGGGCCTGCTGCCCACCACCTGGAAGCTCGTCAAGCGCTGA
- a CDS encoding ROK family protein, whose protein sequence is MPPSVAPPAPSRPSPPVTSRRRTSASVVLRSVLEHGPVARSTIARLTGLSPASVTDYCSRFTELGLIRESETPRRSQGVGRPHVPVDLDASRFVVGGVHVAVPYTTVALVDLRGRVVAVRELRHDAAEGADADAVLARAADGLAALLARSPRLRCLGVGFAAGGWVDRDCGTVVEHPLLGWHEVPVRELLGARTGLPVHVDGHARALVNAERLFGRARGSRSVLHLFVGNMVDAAFATNDEVHHGPRSQAGAIAHLPVPGGTEPCDCGRTGCLQVELGERALCRRARRAGVVEGVNPMHVVAAAAAGDPVAARLLVERAGAVGRAARLLLDVLNPETVVVTEVGILHREDCLAALRAGVGDDRAASVVPSGFPDSVLAVAGGSVALDVLYRDPLAASPEAI, encoded by the coding sequence ATGCCCCCTTCCGTGGCACCCCCTGCCCCTTCCCGCCCCTCTCCCCCTGTCACGTCCCGGCGCCGGACCAGCGCCAGCGTCGTCCTGCGGTCCGTGCTGGAGCACGGGCCGGTGGCGCGCAGCACCATTGCCCGGCTGACCGGGCTGTCCCCGGCCTCCGTGACGGACTACTGCTCCCGCTTCACCGAACTCGGCCTGATCCGTGAGTCGGAGACGCCCCGGCGCTCCCAGGGTGTGGGCCGCCCCCATGTGCCCGTGGACCTCGACGCGTCACGGTTCGTGGTGGGCGGAGTCCATGTGGCCGTCCCCTATACGACCGTGGCGCTGGTCGATCTGCGCGGCCGGGTGGTGGCCGTGCGGGAACTGCGGCACGACGCGGCCGAGGGCGCCGACGCCGACGCGGTCCTGGCGCGGGCCGCCGACGGACTCGCCGCGCTCCTCGCCCGGTCGCCGCGGCTGCGCTGCCTGGGCGTCGGCTTCGCGGCCGGTGGCTGGGTGGACCGGGACTGCGGGACCGTGGTCGAGCACCCCCTGCTGGGCTGGCACGAGGTGCCGGTGCGGGAGCTGCTCGGCGCCCGGACCGGCCTGCCGGTCCATGTGGACGGGCACGCGCGGGCGCTGGTCAACGCCGAGCGGCTGTTCGGGCGGGCGCGCGGCAGCCGGAGCGTGCTGCATCTGTTCGTCGGCAACATGGTGGACGCGGCGTTCGCCACCAACGACGAGGTGCATCACGGGCCGCGCTCCCAGGCGGGCGCGATCGCCCATCTCCCCGTGCCGGGCGGCACCGAGCCCTGCGACTGCGGGCGGACCGGATGCCTGCAAGTGGAGCTCGGCGAGCGGGCCCTGTGCCGGCGGGCCCGGCGAGCGGGGGTCGTCGAGGGCGTGAACCCGATGCACGTGGTCGCGGCGGCGGCCGCGGGGGACCCGGTGGCGGCTCGGCTGCTCGTGGAGCGGGCCGGTGCCGTGGGGCGGGCCGCGCGGCTGCTCCTCGACGTGCTGAACCCGGAGACGGTCGTGGTGACCGAGGTCGGCATCCTGCACCGGGAGGACTGCCTGGCCGCCCTGCGCGCGGGCGTGGGCGACGACCGCGCGGCTTCCGTCGTTCCGTCGGGTTTCCCGGACTCCGTCCTTGCCGTGGCCGGCGGTTCGGTGGCGCTCGACGTGCTCTACCGGGATCCGCTGGCCGCGTCACCTGAGGCTATTTAA
- a CDS encoding ABC transporter substrate-binding protein: protein MRHFRTSGISSPGIDRRLFLSSVLGAAAGVAGLSGCADSSAAADTEDALSAPLATEVPAGTSLKIASYLGAQQLQLKLGRLGDPPFKVSSWANIGAGPDVINAFRSGSLDVGNNAGIPPIQAHFQGYDAKIVALNITRKPNYLFATKPGSDIRTVEDFRGKKLAFSQGQAQGVVLLRALKKARIAYDEVKLVPLTSNQFLTALQSGQVDVAPLANSQAPAYLKQYEAKGARSITTDVVDLLNLLWAPTSVLGDPAKAAAVAAYIPYWAKGQVWTYENPDIWNEEFYVKTQNLTLAQAKAVSALANKPLFPPKWDEAIKWEQETADLLAEGGFVKKFDVGELFDHRFEGIAAKSVPAEYRR from the coding sequence ATGCGTCATTTCCGCACGTCCGGTATCAGCTCGCCGGGCATCGACCGGCGGCTGTTCCTCTCCTCGGTCCTCGGCGCCGCGGCCGGTGTCGCAGGCCTCAGCGGCTGCGCCGACAGCAGTGCCGCCGCCGACACCGAGGACGCCCTGTCCGCCCCGCTCGCCACCGAGGTCCCGGCCGGCACGAGCCTGAAGATCGCCTCATATCTGGGCGCGCAGCAACTCCAACTGAAACTCGGCAGGCTGGGGGATCCACCGTTCAAGGTGAGCAGCTGGGCCAATATCGGAGCCGGCCCCGATGTCATCAACGCCTTCCGCTCGGGCTCCCTGGACGTCGGCAACAACGCGGGAATCCCGCCGATCCAGGCGCATTTCCAGGGATACGACGCGAAAATCGTCGCGCTCAACATCACCCGCAAGCCGAACTACCTCTTCGCCACCAAGCCCGGCAGTGACATCCGCACGGTCGAGGACTTTCGGGGGAAGAAGCTCGCGTTCTCCCAGGGCCAGGCCCAGGGTGTCGTCCTGCTGCGGGCGTTGAAGAAGGCCCGGATCGCCTACGACGAGGTGAAGCTGGTCCCGCTGACCAGCAACCAGTTCCTCACGGCCCTGCAGTCCGGTCAGGTGGACGTGGCGCCGCTCGCCAACAGCCAGGCCCCCGCCTACCTCAAGCAGTACGAGGCCAAGGGCGCCCGGTCCATCACCACCGACGTGGTCGACCTGCTCAATCTGCTGTGGGCGCCGACCTCGGTGCTGGGCGACCCCGCGAAGGCCGCCGCGGTCGCCGCGTACATCCCGTACTGGGCCAAGGGCCAGGTGTGGACGTACGAGAACCCCGACATCTGGAACGAGGAGTTCTACGTGAAGACGCAGAACCTGACCCTCGCACAGGCGAAGGCGGTGTCCGCGCTGGCCAACAAGCCGCTGTTCCCGCCGAAGTGGGACGAGGCGATCAAGTGGGAGCAGGAGACCGCGGATCTGCTGGCGGAGGGCGGCTTCGTGAAGAAGTTCGACGTCGGCGAGCTGTTCGACCACCGCTTCGAGGGCATCGCCGCGAAGTCCGTACCGGCGGAGTACCGGCGGTGA